A DNA window from Xanthomonas campestris pv. campestris str. ATCC 33913 contains the following coding sequences:
- the dapE gene encoding succinyl-diaminopimelate desuccinylase: protein MTSDVLQLTCDLIARASVTPADAGCQALIADRLSAAGFACEHLRLGAVDNLWATHGSGAPVLVLLGHTDVVPPGPASDWASDPFAPQVRDGVLYGRGAADMKGSVAAFVVAAEQFVAAHPEHPGTLAVLLTSDEEGDAIDGVRHVARLFAERGQQIDWCITGEPSSTERLGDLLRVGRRGSLSGNLIVKGVQGHVAYPHKARNPIHLAAPALAELIARQWDDGFESFPPTSLQISNIHAGTGANNVIPGELQVAFNLRYTPHWNAETLEREIVALLERHALTYTLAWHRSGEPFYTPEGTLRRVAREVLGAFVGAPPEESTGGGTSDARFIAPLGAQCIEVGPVNASIHQVDEHVRVADLEALPALYRTLVERLLV, encoded by the coding sequence ATGACCAGCGACGTCCTGCAACTGACCTGCGACCTCATCGCACGCGCCTCGGTGACGCCTGCCGATGCGGGCTGCCAGGCGCTCATCGCCGATCGCCTGAGCGCTGCCGGCTTCGCGTGCGAACACCTGCGGCTGGGCGCCGTCGATAACCTGTGGGCCACGCACGGCAGTGGCGCGCCCGTGCTGGTGTTGCTGGGGCACACCGACGTGGTGCCCCCCGGGCCGGCGAGCGATTGGGCCAGCGACCCATTCGCGCCGCAGGTGCGCGATGGCGTGTTGTACGGACGCGGTGCGGCCGATATGAAAGGCAGCGTGGCTGCGTTCGTGGTGGCTGCCGAGCAGTTTGTGGCTGCCCATCCGGAGCATCCGGGCACGCTGGCGGTGCTGCTGACCAGCGACGAGGAAGGGGACGCCATCGACGGCGTGCGCCATGTGGCCCGGCTGTTTGCCGAGCGCGGCCAGCAGATCGACTGGTGCATCACCGGTGAGCCATCGTCCACCGAGCGGCTGGGCGATCTGCTGCGGGTGGGCCGCCGTGGCAGCCTGTCCGGCAACCTGATCGTCAAGGGCGTGCAAGGCCACGTGGCGTACCCGCACAAGGCGCGCAATCCGATCCACCTGGCGGCGCCTGCGCTGGCCGAATTGATCGCGCGGCAATGGGACGATGGCTTCGAAAGCTTCCCGCCTACCAGCCTGCAGATTTCAAATATCCACGCCGGCACTGGCGCCAATAACGTGATTCCCGGCGAGCTGCAGGTGGCCTTCAATCTGCGCTACACGCCGCACTGGAATGCCGAAACGCTCGAGCGCGAGATCGTCGCGCTGCTGGAGCGGCATGCGCTGACTTACACGCTGGCCTGGCATCGCAGCGGCGAGCCGTTCTACACGCCCGAAGGCACGCTGCGGCGCGTGGCCCGCGAAGTGCTCGGCGCATTTGTCGGTGCACCGCCGGAGGAGAGCACCGGCGGCGGCACCTCCGATGCGCGCTTCATCGCACCGCTGGGTGCGCAATGCATCGAGGTCGGCCCGGTCAATGCATCGATCCATCAGGTGGACGAGCACGTGCGCGTGGCCGATCTGGAAGCGCTGCCGGCGCTGTACCGCACGCTCGTCGAGCGTCTGCTGGTCTGA
- a CDS encoding tetratricopeptide repeat protein — MTPRIGRLAFAALIPLVLLQGCSTTAPRTEPAKLRQLEQTAADGSFDSIWEVASQLESRNDPRAIGWYERAAATTPWTFRNALAELALGRIWASGTLTHADSPYIDQRAALRASPRKGERWYLAAAMHGNPYAIRELAKFHRERGEAAAALRWDLRVAIYERAASGPSGLPAAIAPRDGDIHPLVRDIQRRARGGDAEAQVDLGALYEKGMGGMNRDGAEALRWYRRAADQGNVYGQYFYALLLGRGSSGVTRDEETAAIWFAKASAQRFYIADASHWREAIKPPFWTFD; from the coding sequence ATGACCCCACGCATCGGACGCCTGGCGTTTGCGGCCCTTATCCCACTCGTGCTGCTGCAAGGGTGCAGCACGACGGCGCCGCGCACCGAACCTGCCAAACTGCGACAGCTGGAGCAGACGGCTGCCGATGGTAGTTTTGACAGCATCTGGGAGGTCGCCAGCCAACTGGAGAGCCGCAACGATCCGCGCGCCATCGGCTGGTATGAGCGTGCCGCCGCAACCACGCCGTGGACCTTCCGCAATGCCCTTGCCGAGCTGGCACTGGGCCGGATCTGGGCAAGCGGCACGCTTACGCATGCAGACAGCCCCTACATCGACCAGCGCGCGGCGTTGCGGGCATCGCCACGCAAGGGCGAGCGCTGGTATCTGGCGGCGGCCATGCACGGCAACCCGTATGCCATTCGCGAGCTCGCCAAATTCCACCGTGAGCGCGGCGAAGCGGCCGCCGCGTTGCGCTGGGATCTGCGCGTCGCGATCTACGAGCGCGCCGCCTCCGGACCGTCAGGGCTTCCCGCCGCCATCGCGCCACGCGACGGCGACATCCATCCGCTGGTGCGCGACATCCAACGCCGTGCGCGTGGCGGTGACGCCGAGGCGCAGGTCGATCTTGGCGCGCTCTACGAAAAGGGGATGGGCGGTATGAACAGGGATGGTGCCGAAGCGCTGCGCTGGTATCGACGCGCGGCCGACCAGGGCAATGTGTATGGGCAATATTTCTACGCCCTACTGCTGGGACGCGGCAGCAGTGGGGTAACGCGCGACGAGGAAACCGCGGCGATCTGGTTTGCCAAGGCGTCCGCACAGCGGTTTTACATCGCCGACGCATCGCATTGGCGCGAGGCGATCAAACCGCCGTTCTGGACCTTCGACTAG
- the asnB gene encoding asparagine synthase B: protein MCSIFGIFGLQPGDDLQALRRQALECSQRQRHRGPDWSGVYVDAGAILVHERLAIVDPAGGSQPLLSEDGSLALAVNGEIYNHRELKAELLQPYAFQTGSDCEVINALYREDAPASYLNRLNGIFAFALWDKAAGRVIIARDPIGVVPLYWGHDREGRLRVASELKSLVDDCADAAQFPPGHWYDSATGALSRYYERSWREYSEVENVQVPLQELREAFERAVHRQLMTDVPYGVLLSGGLDSSLVAAVAARYARHRIEENDTTEAWWPRLHSFAIGLTGSPDLAAAEVAAAALGTVHHGFEYSFEEGLDALPEVIRHIETYDVTTIRASTPMFLLARRIKAMGVKMVLSGEGSDEIFGGYLYFHKAPNAREFHEELVRKLDALNNYDCLRANKSMMAWGVEPRVPFLDREFLDVAMRMDARFKMIDKTSTGATRIEKGILREAFAGYLPESILWRQKEQFSDGVGYGWIDGLKAHAAAHVSDRELAAADRRFPVNPPQTKEAYFYRSLFEQFFPSQAAAETVPGGKSIACSSPTAIAWDASFAAMADPSGRAIAGVHAQALAS, encoded by the coding sequence ATGTGTTCCATCTTCGGTATCTTCGGCCTGCAACCCGGCGACGACCTGCAGGCCCTGCGCCGGCAGGCCCTGGAATGTTCGCAGCGGCAACGCCATCGCGGGCCGGACTGGAGCGGCGTGTACGTCGATGCCGGTGCCATCCTGGTGCACGAGCGTCTGGCCATCGTCGACCCGGCGGGCGGTTCGCAGCCGCTGTTGTCGGAGGACGGCAGCCTGGCGTTGGCAGTCAACGGCGAGATCTATAACCATCGCGAACTCAAGGCCGAGCTATTGCAGCCGTACGCTTTTCAGACCGGCTCGGACTGCGAAGTGATCAATGCGCTGTACCGCGAAGATGCACCGGCCTCCTATCTCAACCGCCTCAATGGCATCTTCGCCTTTGCGTTGTGGGACAAGGCCGCGGGGCGGGTGATCATCGCGCGCGACCCGATTGGCGTGGTGCCGTTGTACTGGGGACACGACCGCGAAGGCCGCCTGCGCGTGGCGTCCGAACTCAAGTCGCTGGTGGACGATTGCGCCGATGCCGCGCAGTTTCCGCCTGGCCATTGGTACGACAGCGCCACCGGCGCATTGAGCCGCTACTACGAGCGCTCGTGGCGCGAATACAGCGAAGTGGAAAATGTGCAGGTGCCGCTGCAAGAGCTGCGTGAGGCGTTCGAGCGCGCGGTGCATCGCCAGCTGATGACCGATGTGCCCTACGGTGTGCTGCTGTCCGGTGGCCTGGATTCGTCGTTGGTGGCGGCGGTGGCCGCACGCTACGCGCGGCACCGCATCGAAGAGAACGACACCACCGAAGCCTGGTGGCCGCGTCTGCATTCGTTCGCAATCGGCCTGACCGGCTCGCCGGATCTGGCCGCTGCCGAAGTGGCCGCCGCCGCGCTCGGTACCGTGCACCATGGCTTCGAATACAGCTTTGAAGAAGGCCTGGATGCGTTGCCGGAAGTGATCCGCCATATCGAAACCTATGACGTGACCACGATTCGTGCGTCCACGCCGATGTTCCTGCTGGCGCGGCGCATCAAGGCGATGGGCGTCAAGATGGTGCTGTCCGGCGAAGGCAGCGACGAGATCTTCGGTGGCTACCTGTACTTCCACAAGGCACCGAACGCACGCGAATTCCACGAAGAACTGGTGCGCAAGCTCGATGCGCTCAACAACTACGATTGCCTGCGCGCCAACAAGTCGATGATGGCCTGGGGCGTGGAACCGCGCGTGCCGTTCCTGGATCGCGAATTCCTGGACGTGGCGATGCGCATGGACGCGCGCTTCAAGATGATCGACAAGACCAGCACCGGTGCCACCCGCATCGAGAAGGGCATCTTGCGCGAGGCATTTGCCGGCTATCTGCCGGAATCGATCCTGTGGCGGCAGAAGGAGCAATTCAGCGATGGCGTTGGTTATGGCTGGATCGACGGCCTCAAGGCACATGCCGCCGCGCACGTGAGCGATCGCGAACTGGCGGCGGCCGATCGGCGCTTCCCGGTGAACCCGCCGCAGACCAAGGAAGCGTATTTCTACCGCAGTCTGTTCGAGCAATTCTTCCCCAGCCAGGCCGCTGCGGAGACGGTGCCGGGTGGCAAATCCATCGCGTGTTCGTCGCCGACGGCCATTGCCTGGGACGCGAGCTTTGCGGCGATGGCCGATCCGTCGGGCCGTGCGATTGCCGGCGTGCACGCGCAGGCGTTGGCGTCCTGA
- the hpaM gene encoding type III secretion-associated outer membrane-bound protein HpaM — MPLLARSVSALLPLVFATACSAAPPAPAGPPAAPVASCTAKVRPGQDLQKAIDKLPQSDTPAVLCVEKGEFPLNGLVSIHRGNLTVRGKGPATVLRMADGVQQPVLVVGDYENQQPTGVIRNVSIEDMQIVASTGDKEFMPERPYLSNSAVVVRSGQGIRLAGLQVNKCRSACLLSEYDTREITIERNDVSGAIWDGVSFNRTAKVTMMNNYIHDNVAAGLTTEHLEDSEIRDNRFERNGSQGIYLSDARRNRFTNNQFDGNKVAGIFLACAIRYRTPEIMCWDNSMSQDNLFENNRFASNPFTYTIGVDRAANCSAADFKPNVWRNNQADVAGVDIEPQRYGYCVRHE, encoded by the coding sequence ATGCCTCTGCTTGCCCGCTCCGTTTCCGCCCTGTTGCCCCTGGTCTTTGCGACCGCTTGCTCGGCTGCACCGCCAGCGCCTGCCGGCCCACCTGCGGCGCCTGTCGCCAGCTGCACCGCCAAGGTGCGTCCGGGCCAGGACCTGCAAAAAGCCATCGACAAGCTGCCGCAAAGCGATACGCCTGCCGTGCTGTGCGTGGAAAAAGGCGAGTTCCCGCTCAACGGGCTGGTATCGATCCACCGCGGCAACCTCACCGTGCGCGGTAAAGGCCCGGCCACCGTGCTGCGCATGGCCGATGGCGTGCAACAGCCGGTGCTGGTGGTTGGCGATTACGAGAACCAGCAGCCCACCGGCGTGATCCGCAACGTCAGCATTGAAGACATGCAGATCGTGGCCAGCACCGGCGACAAGGAATTCATGCCGGAGCGCCCGTACCTGAGCAACAGCGCGGTGGTGGTGCGTTCGGGCCAAGGCATTCGCCTGGCCGGCCTGCAGGTCAACAAGTGCCGCAGTGCGTGCCTGCTCAGCGAATACGACACGCGCGAGATCACCATCGAACGCAATGATGTCTCCGGTGCCATCTGGGACGGCGTGTCGTTCAATCGCACCGCCAAGGTGACGATGATGAATAACTACATCCACGACAACGTGGCTGCCGGCCTCACCACCGAGCATCTGGAAGACAGCGAGATTCGCGACAACCGCTTCGAGCGCAATGGCAGCCAGGGCATCTATCTGTCGGATGCGCGGCGCAACCGCTTCACCAACAATCAGTTCGATGGCAACAAGGTGGCGGGCATCTTCCTGGCATGCGCCATCCGCTATCGCACACCGGAAATCATGTGCTGGGACAACAGCATGAGCCAGGACAACCTGTTCGAGAACAACCGTTTCGCCAGCAACCCGTTTACCTACACCATCGGCGTGGACCGTGCGGCCAACTGCAGCGCGGCCGACTTCAAGCCCAACGTGTGGCGTAACAACCAGGCCGATGTGGCCGGCGTGGATATCGAGCCGCAGCGCTACGGCTACTGCGTGCGCCACGAGTAA
- a CDS encoding TonB-dependent siderophore receptor produces MRPTLLVTALAVALALPAPSAFAQQTSTSPAVTELDGVNVVGRAQTLYKSEDAAVATRTDTPLALVPQSVQVLPRELIDDQAARQITDLYRSISGISFFSYAGVTLRGFRQENVLYDGLRGDPYAGFSVPQLFNIERVEVLKGPAGALYGGGEPGGVINYVTRKPSHQALRRVELQLGNQSFGAASFEATGPAREDGRIRYRIGAYADGEDGFRWNTDSESQIGDASVAFDIGETGELTLQYTDITQNLGGNRLRGVPVDDDGNFLTNRRWNHNESTDFLDMRAKVAFAQYKFAPSSAWDVDMALRWFKNDEHQIYHEPMGLIDRDGNGIAEWMTRQLRNQYRDNDALSSNVNAVFRTSTGAIGHKLLMGADYYRLDADFRAQTANTADTGRTRGPVPGIDLFNPVYGRSGFYDYGLDTLPWRATSTRSQRYGAYLQDELTLTERWFAMAGLRWDGFNDDNRLDGSRITGNDLSWRVGSTVVLREGINAYASYASGFLPQDAANQDSSVGGPFDPERSTQWEVGLKTALNDGGLTLNTALYRIERSNIVQANGSIVDGVNQLSALGLVRSEGLEVDLLADLTERWVLNLTYAYNDARVLDAGTNGITNASGDRFANAPRNTFGLWTRYELPAWNSAVAFGADYVGERLSLEGQRVKPYAIFDISWQTQWDAWKLQVNVKNLFDKVYAASGFTERTGHFPGEPRRIYAQLAYSF; encoded by the coding sequence ATGCGCCCCACGCTTCTTGTCACCGCGCTCGCCGTTGCGCTCGCCCTCCCCGCGCCATCCGCTTTCGCTCAGCAGACCAGCACCTCGCCTGCCGTCACCGAACTCGATGGCGTCAATGTTGTGGGCCGTGCGCAGACGCTCTACAAGTCCGAAGACGCAGCAGTCGCCACGCGCACCGATACGCCGCTGGCGCTGGTGCCGCAGTCGGTGCAGGTGCTGCCGCGCGAATTGATCGACGACCAGGCGGCACGGCAGATCACCGATCTGTATCGCAGCATCAGCGGCATCAGTTTCTTCAGCTATGCCGGCGTCACCTTGCGTGGCTTCCGCCAGGAAAACGTGCTGTATGACGGGCTGCGTGGCGACCCGTACGCCGGGTTTTCGGTGCCGCAGCTGTTCAATATCGAACGCGTGGAAGTGCTCAAGGGCCCTGCCGGCGCGCTATATGGCGGCGGTGAGCCGGGCGGTGTCATCAACTACGTGACGCGTAAACCCAGCCATCAGGCGTTGCGGCGGGTGGAGCTGCAACTGGGCAACCAATCGTTTGGCGCGGCATCGTTCGAAGCCACCGGCCCGGCGCGCGAGGATGGCCGCATCCGTTACCGCATCGGCGCCTATGCCGACGGCGAGGACGGGTTCCGCTGGAACACCGACAGCGAAAGCCAGATCGGCGATGCGTCGGTGGCATTCGATATCGGCGAGACCGGCGAGCTCACGTTGCAATACACCGACATCACCCAGAACCTGGGCGGCAACCGCCTGCGCGGCGTGCCGGTGGACGATGACGGCAACTTCCTGACCAACCGGCGCTGGAATCACAACGAGTCCACCGACTTCCTGGACATGCGCGCCAAGGTCGCCTTCGCGCAGTACAAATTCGCCCCCTCCAGTGCGTGGGACGTGGACATGGCGCTGCGTTGGTTCAAGAACGACGAGCACCAGATCTACCACGAGCCCATGGGCCTGATCGACCGCGATGGCAACGGCATCGCCGAGTGGATGACCCGCCAGTTGCGTAACCAGTACCGCGACAACGACGCGCTTTCCAGCAACGTCAACGCGGTGTTCCGCACCAGCACCGGTGCGATCGGCCATAAGCTGCTGATGGGCGCGGACTACTACCGCCTGGATGCGGATTTCCGCGCACAAACCGCCAACACCGCCGACACCGGGCGCACGCGCGGGCCGGTGCCCGGCATCGATCTGTTCAATCCGGTCTACGGCCGCAGCGGCTTTTACGACTACGGCCTGGACACGCTGCCCTGGCGCGCCACCAGCACCCGCAGCCAACGCTATGGCGCCTACCTGCAGGACGAACTCACGCTCACCGAGCGCTGGTTCGCGATGGCCGGGCTGCGCTGGGATGGCTTCAACGACGACAACCGCCTGGATGGCTCGCGCATCACCGGCAACGACCTCAGCTGGCGCGTCGGCAGCACCGTGGTGTTGCGCGAGGGCATCAACGCCTATGCCAGTTACGCCAGCGGCTTCCTGCCGCAGGATGCGGCCAACCAGGACAGCAGCGTCGGTGGCCCGTTCGATCCCGAGCGCAGCACGCAGTGGGAAGTGGGCCTGAAGACCGCGCTCAACGACGGCGGGCTCACGCTCAACACCGCGCTGTATCGCATCGAGCGCAGCAACATCGTGCAGGCCAACGGCAGCATCGTCGATGGCGTCAACCAGCTCTCGGCGCTGGGCCTGGTCCGCAGCGAAGGCCTGGAAGTGGATCTGCTGGCCGACCTCACCGAGCGTTGGGTGCTCAACCTGACCTACGCCTACAACGACGCGCGCGTGCTGGATGCCGGCACCAACGGCATCACCAATGCCTCCGGCGATCGCTTTGCCAATGCACCGCGCAATACCTTCGGGCTGTGGACGCGCTATGAGCTACCGGCGTGGAACTCGGCCGTTGCGTTCGGCGCCGATTACGTCGGCGAGCGTCTGAGCCTGGAAGGTCAACGCGTCAAACCGTACGCCATCTTCGACATCAGCTGGCAGACCCAGTGGGATGCGTGGAAACTGCAGGTCAACGTCAAGAACCTGTTCGACAAGGTGTATGCGGCCAGCGGTTTCACCGAACGCACCGGCCACTTCCCCGGCGAGCCACGTCGCATCTACGCGCAGCTGGCCTACAGCTTCTGA
- a CDS encoding penicillin acylase family protein: MRKWLRRLLLALVVLTLLVTLGLYLAVRGSLPRLDGETALRGLGAPVSVLRDAGGVVTIDATSQRDALRALGYVHAQERYFEMDLMRRAPAGELSELFGPAALDLDKRNRVHRLRARVHASLDVAAGSERAALQAYTEGVNAGLAALRVRPWPYLLLRQTPRAWTLDDCILTGMAMYADLQDNDNQTELAAARIRAVVPPALAALLDHQGSSWDAPLFGPALGDAVLPDADAVDLRRLPHPSTAPGAEAPTPGSNNFAVDGSLTADGRAIVADDMHLGLRAPNIWFRARLRYPDARAPDGKVDATGFTLPGLPAIVVGSNGHVAWAFTNSYIDTADFAQIPPATPGHPQALTTHVETIRVAGAAPVSFPVRETAWGPILHENADGSLLALRWAAQLPGAIRLDFAQMSSAADLQAAFAVADRSGIPAQNLLLADRSGRIAWRLIGARPLRNAGCSPSGIAELATSPQASNQALPAAAGAAASEPAPTGCLPWPVRSDEAPALIDPPSHRLWTANSRIVDAQQLATLGNAGYDLGARAQQIRDDLFARQRFNERDLLAIQLDDRAVLLTRWWQLLRSVVEHSNDPALQQIEIATRQWDGHASTGSASYRIVRGFRSMTIDAVQAGLLAPAKAALGEDFLPPRRAQLEGIVWPMLQQRPANLLPPNVTSWEQLLADAARDAQMDLAAQGEQPAERTWGARNTAAICHPIARALPALAKHWLCMPPDQLPGDRDMPRVQGPAFGASERMVVSPGHERDGIVHMPGGQSGHPLSPFWGAGHDDWVHGRPTPFLPTATRYTLELRPE, encoded by the coding sequence ATGCGCAAATGGCTGCGCCGGCTGTTGCTGGCCCTGGTGGTGCTCACCCTGCTGGTCACGCTGGGGCTCTACCTGGCGGTGCGTGGCAGCCTGCCACGGCTGGACGGCGAGACTGCGCTACGTGGCCTGGGCGCGCCGGTCAGCGTGCTCCGCGATGCCGGCGGCGTGGTCACCATCGACGCCACCAGCCAACGCGATGCGCTGCGTGCGCTGGGGTACGTGCATGCGCAGGAGCGCTATTTCGAAATGGACCTGATGCGCCGCGCGCCAGCTGGCGAACTGTCCGAACTGTTCGGCCCTGCTGCGCTGGATCTGGACAAACGCAACCGCGTGCACCGCCTGCGCGCCCGTGTGCACGCCAGCCTGGATGTGGCCGCCGGCAGCGAACGTGCGGCACTGCAGGCCTATACCGAGGGCGTAAACGCTGGGCTGGCGGCCTTGCGCGTGCGGCCATGGCCGTATCTGTTGCTGCGGCAGACCCCGCGCGCCTGGACCCTGGACGATTGCATCCTGACCGGCATGGCGATGTACGCCGACCTGCAGGACAACGACAACCAGACCGAACTGGCCGCTGCGCGCATCCGCGCGGTGGTACCGCCGGCACTGGCCGCCCTGCTCGATCATCAGGGCTCCAGCTGGGATGCACCGCTGTTCGGCCCGGCGCTCGGCGATGCGGTGTTGCCGGATGCTGACGCCGTCGACCTGCGCCGCCTCCCGCACCCGTCCACCGCGCCCGGCGCCGAGGCCCCCACGCCCGGCAGCAACAACTTTGCCGTGGATGGCAGCCTCACCGCCGATGGCCGCGCCATCGTCGCCGACGACATGCACCTGGGCCTGCGCGCACCCAATATCTGGTTCCGCGCGCGCTTGCGCTATCCGGATGCACGCGCGCCCGACGGCAAGGTGGACGCCACCGGCTTCACCCTGCCCGGCCTGCCGGCAATAGTCGTCGGCAGCAACGGGCATGTGGCCTGGGCGTTCACCAACAGCTATATCGACACGGCCGACTTTGCGCAGATTCCGCCCGCCACACCGGGACATCCGCAAGCGCTCACCACGCATGTCGAAACCATTCGCGTGGCCGGCGCCGCGCCGGTCAGTTTTCCTGTCCGCGAGACGGCCTGGGGGCCGATACTGCACGAGAATGCCGACGGCAGCTTGCTCGCACTGCGCTGGGCCGCGCAGCTGCCCGGCGCGATCCGGCTGGATTTCGCGCAGATGAGCAGCGCGGCCGATCTGCAGGCGGCATTTGCGGTGGCGGATCGCTCGGGCATTCCTGCGCAGAATCTGCTGCTGGCCGATCGCAGCGGGCGCATCGCCTGGCGGTTGATCGGCGCGCGCCCGCTGCGCAATGCCGGGTGCAGCCCCAGTGGCATTGCCGAACTTGCAACGTCGCCGCAGGCGTCGAACCAGGCGTTGCCTGCGGCTGCCGGAGCGGCGGCATCAGAACCGGCGCCGACCGGCTGTCTGCCATGGCCCGTGCGCAGCGACGAGGCGCCGGCCCTGATCGATCCCCCATCGCATCGACTCTGGACCGCCAATAGCCGCATCGTCGATGCACAGCAGCTGGCAACGCTGGGCAATGCCGGCTACGACCTGGGCGCACGCGCGCAGCAGATCCGCGACGATCTGTTCGCCAGACAGCGCTTCAACGAACGCGATCTGCTCGCCATCCAGCTCGACGATCGCGCCGTGCTGCTCACGCGGTGGTGGCAGTTGTTGCGTAGCGTGGTCGAACACAGCAATGACCCTGCGCTGCAGCAGATCGAGATCGCCACGCGGCAGTGGGACGGGCACGCCTCCACCGGCTCGGCGAGCTATCGCATCGTGCGCGGTTTTCGCAGCATGACCATCGATGCCGTGCAAGCCGGACTGCTGGCGCCGGCCAAAGCTGCGCTGGGCGAGGACTTCCTGCCGCCGCGTCGCGCACAGTTGGAAGGCATTGTATGGCCGATGCTGCAGCAACGCCCCGCCAATCTGTTGCCACCGAACGTGACAAGCTGGGAGCAACTGCTAGCCGATGCCGCACGCGATGCGCAGATGGATCTGGCCGCGCAAGGCGAGCAGCCTGCCGAACGCACCTGGGGCGCACGCAATACCGCCGCCATCTGTCATCCGATTGCGCGCGCCTTGCCCGCCCTCGCCAAGCACTGGCTGTGCATGCCGCCCGACCAACTCCCGGGCGATCGCGACATGCCACGCGTGCAAGGCCCCGCCTTCGGCGCCTCCGAACGCATGGTGGTCTCGCCCGGCCACGAGCGCGACGGCATCGTGCACATGCCGGGCGGCCAGAGCGGGCATCCGCTGTCGCCGTTCTGGGGCGCCGGGCATGACGATTGGGTGCATGGCCGGCCCACCCCGTTTTTGCCGACTGCTACGCGCTATACGCTGGAATTGCGCCCGGAGTAG
- the bfr gene encoding bacterioferritin, with product MKGHPEVVDYLKQLLRGELAARDQYFLHSRRYEDQGLMALYERINHEMQEETEHADALLRRILFLEGDPDMRPAEFSPGKTVVEMLERDLVVEYEVRAALAAGMKLCEDHGDYVSRDMLLKQLQDTEEDHAWWLEQQLGLIKRIGLELYQTSKIDKGHVAG from the coding sequence ATGAAAGGCCATCCCGAAGTCGTCGATTACCTCAAGCAGCTGCTGCGCGGCGAGCTGGCGGCACGCGACCAGTATTTCCTGCATTCGCGTCGCTACGAGGATCAGGGCCTGATGGCGCTGTACGAGCGCATCAACCACGAGATGCAAGAGGAAACCGAGCATGCCGACGCCCTGCTGCGGCGCATCCTGTTCCTGGAAGGCGACCCGGACATGCGCCCGGCCGAATTTTCGCCCGGCAAGACCGTGGTGGAGATGCTCGAGCGCGACCTCGTTGTCGAATACGAAGTACGTGCTGCGCTCGCCGCTGGCATGAAGCTGTGCGAAGACCACGGCGATTACGTCAGCCGCGACATGCTGCTCAAGCAGTTGCAGGACACTGAAGAAGATCATGCATGGTGGCTGGAGCAGCAGCTTGGCCTGATCAAGCGCATTGGTCTGGAGCTGTACCAGACCTCGAAGATCGACAAGGGCCACGTGGCCGGCTGA
- a CDS encoding thiopurine S-methyltransferase — translation MDTDFWLQRWQDGQTGFHQDEVMPLLQKHWPALQLPAHARVLVPLCGKTLDLHWLAAQGHRVLGVEISPLAVTQFFDDAGLQPQRHTSRAGEHCIAGPIEIICGDAFTLDASVLGDCTAVYDRAALVALPAALRQRYLETVYARLPAGCRGLLITLDYPQAEKAGPPFSVDAAEVHALFGTQWKVQELEHRDILDQEPRFRADGVTALSTGVYRLQRD, via the coding sequence ATGGATACAGATTTCTGGTTGCAACGTTGGCAGGACGGTCAGACCGGCTTCCATCAGGACGAGGTGATGCCGCTGCTGCAAAAGCATTGGCCGGCACTGCAATTGCCAGCGCATGCCCGTGTACTGGTGCCGTTGTGCGGCAAGACGCTGGATCTGCATTGGCTGGCCGCGCAAGGCCACCGCGTGCTCGGTGTGGAGATATCGCCATTGGCCGTCACGCAATTCTTCGATGACGCAGGCCTGCAACCGCAGCGACACACCAGCCGCGCAGGCGAGCACTGTATCGCCGGCCCGATCGAAATCATCTGCGGCGACGCCTTTACGCTGGATGCGAGCGTGCTGGGCGACTGCACCGCCGTCTACGACCGCGCCGCACTGGTCGCCTTGCCTGCGGCGTTGCGCCAGCGCTATCTGGAAACCGTTTATGCACGTCTGCCTGCAGGGTGTCGCGGTCTGCTGATCACGCTGGACTATCCGCAAGCCGAAAAAGCCGGGCCGCCCTTCTCGGTGGATGCTGCCGAGGTACACGCATTGTTCGGCACGCAGTGGAAAGTGCAGGAACTGGAGCATCGCGACATTCTCGATCAGGAGCCGCGCTTCCGTGCCGATGGCGTCACTGCATTGTCGACCGGCGTGTATCGCTTGCAACGCGATTGA